A single region of the Sphaeramia orbicularis chromosome 6, fSphaOr1.1, whole genome shotgun sequence genome encodes:
- the LOC115420434 gene encoding dispanin subfamily A member 2b-like: MNPSGHHEALPLQGGYPGQPAGHTVVQHTVVNVRESPKDHIVWSICTLFYGNPCCLGLAALIYSVKARDRKMVGDLDGARDYGTTACRLNTAAVILTILTFILIIIVVAVSVHFAVTAVTDNHRSYNYNNRYG, encoded by the exons ATGAATCCCTCAGGTCACCATGAGGCTCTTCCATTGCAAGGAGGGTACCCTGGACAGCCTGCAGGACATACAGTGGTTCAGCACACCGTGGTCAACGTCAGAGAGTCACCCAAGGACCACATCGTGTGGTCCATTTGTACCTTGTTCTATGGAAACCCTTGCTGTCTGGGACTGGCAGCTCTGATCTACTCTGTCAAG GCCAGAGACCGGAAGATGGTAGGAGACCTGGATGGTGCCAGAGACTATGGAACTACTGCCTGTCGCCTCAACACTGCAGCCGTCATCCTGACCATTCTCACATTCATCCTGATCATCATTGTGGTGGCTGTCTCTGTTCACTTTGCGGTTACAGCAGTAACAGATAACCATCGCAGCTACAATTACAACAACCGTTACGGATAA
- the LOC115420382 gene encoding zinc finger BED domain-containing protein 1-like yields MEDEENAAPPSFAGATSVGTSGQARQNSLDESPVKMVVKDLLPICAVEDEGFRAFVHDLDPNYVLPTRKAVAAMITELYDRTKEKIKEDLNKADAVCLTTDMWSSINMDGYLGVTGHFVTPDSKLATVLLGVSGFEQSHTAQHIAEAQRLLMANWGITGKVHCMVTDNAANMKLSVQLLNLRHVSCFAHTLNLVVKKALDQTPPINEIREKSRKVVGLFRSSCKAKDRLSTFDMFQRLYDQREPVGADLSNLENDVSPLSCAEYEMIHEALFLLQPFKAATTELSEEKRVSASKVIPLYRMLQHNLLEKLRHSKQPATQQLGTFLKDGLQARCGQYEIVRPLATLLDPRFKNLGFGNPAKAQEAEKQLILECATLIQPAETSDPQIAPSSSSTADNSLWDMFDQKVKNKTTTRSITADATIEVGKYLQEPFIPRSADPLAYWKERAVVFPHLHKLSNKFLCIPATSVPCERVFSKAGEVITKKRNRLHPSTAEKRIFLNKNLEI; encoded by the exons ATGGAGGATGAAGAAAATGCTGCTCCCCCCAGTTTTGCAGGTGCCACTTCTGTTGGCACATCTGGCCAAG CCAGACAAAATAGTTTGGATGAGTCTCCGGTGAAGATGGTGGTGAAGGATTTGCTGCCCATTTGTGCTGTGGAGGATGAAGGCTTCAGGGCCTTTGTCCATGACCTGGACCCAAACTATGTCCTCCCAACAAGGAAGGCTGTGGCTGCAATGATCACTGAGCTGTATGACAGGACCAAGGAGAAAATCAAGGAAGACCTTAACAAGGCAGATGCTGTTTGTCTTACCACTGATATGTGGTCTTCCATTAACATGGATGGCTACCTTGGGGTGACGGGTCACTTTGTGACACCAGACTCAAAGCTGGCTACTGTTTTACTGGGAGTGAGCGGCTTTGAGCAGTCTCATACAGCTCAACACATAGCGGAGGCCCAAAGGCTCCTGATGGCAAACTGGGGGATCACAGGAAAGGTGCACTGCATGGTGACTGACAATGCAGCTAACATGAAGCTGAGTGTCCAGCTCCTCAACCTCCGGCATGTGTCTTGCTTTGCACACACCCTAAATCTTGTAGTTAAAAAAGCCTTGGACCAAACACCCCCCATCAATGAGATAAGGGAAAAAAGCAGGAAAGTGGTGGGGTTGTTTAGGTCCAGCTGCAAAGCTAAAGACAGACTCAGCACCTTTGACATGTTTCAAAGACTCTATGATCAGAGAGAGCCTGTGGGGGCGGATCTCTCCAACTTAGAGAATGAtgtctctcctctgtcctgtGCAGAATATGAAATGATTCATGAGGCACTGTTTCTGTTGCAGCCTTTTAAAGCAGCAACAACTG AGCTGTCAGAGGAGAAGAGAGTGTCAGCATCAAAAGTCATTCCTCTATATCGGATGCTGCAGCACAACCTGTTAGAAAAATTGAGGCACTCAAAGCAGCCAGCAACTCAGCAATTGG GCACATTCTTGAAGGATGGACTGCAGGCAAGGTGTGGTCAATATGAAATTGTCCGACCACTGGCAACATTACTGGATCCACGATTCAAAAACCTGGGTTTTGGCAACCCAGCAAAAGCACAGGAAGCAGAAAAGCAGCTGATACTGGAGTGTGCCACTTTGATCCAGCCTGCTGAAACATCTG ATCCCCAAAtcgcaccttcatcatcatccacAGCAGACAACAGTCTCTGGGACATGTTTGACCAAAAAGTGAAGAACAAAACCACCACACGCAGCATCACAGCAGACGCAACAATTGAAGTTGGAAAATATCTTCAAGAGCCCTTCATTCCCCGATCTGCAGATCCTCTTGCATATTGGAAGGAAAGGGCAGTGGTCTTTCCACATCTGCATAAACTTTCAAATAAATTCCTTTGCATTCCTGCGACAAGTGTACCATGTGAAAGAGTTTTTTCCAAAGCTGGAGAGGTGATAACGAAGAAAAGAAATCGGTTGCACCCCTCCACTGCAGAAAAAAGAATCTTCTTAAATAAAAACCTTGAAATCTAA